tACATTTGGTAAGTTGACGATGTGACTtctttttgttacaatattgcatcttgttattacttttatagttagtatatttatattcaaataatagtattattatttggtAAAATGTGTAAGAATCTAGAGGTACAATTTAGTTATAGGTAAATATTATGGTTAAGGATAAgctatttttaaacttgttatACCATGGTACTCTTTGGTAATAGCTGAGTATGCGTTAACCTAATTGCATACGAAAAACATCGATTGCACCAGCCAACATTGTCACGAGGCGTGGACACGAGATGCTGACTGGACAAAACGTGGAAACATCGCGCCACCAATTTTCCAACCGGAAACTTCACTTTTGATTCGATCGCCGAACTGAGTcgttcttaattattattattttagtaattaattatattgtaatctctttataataaatttcatttaagtaaattgttttttttttagtccTCCGTCTGCAGCTTCCGTAattggcgcagtcggtaggattCTCAAAGCAGCGCGCGGTGCTTCTCAGAGACTCTCATATCGATCCTGTCGGCTCCGCATAGCCGCTGCGCGTGCTCACCAGACCACGTCGAGAATCCAGAACCACGTAAGCTGTAGCCGGTGCATCCAGACATTGATGCTGACTACCAGAGACCAAGATATGATACTGTAAGTACATTTGAATCGCTCATGTGTTACTTCCTGTAATTTATTTCCTATTGTGTGTTGTCTAAATCCTTCAAGATTTTCCATCCTAGGCATTCCAGTTCCGGATCCCCTAGGGGCGTAGTTAATAGATTTGATTTAGCTAGAAATTTAGAGCCTATTAGGGAAGAGAGCGAAATGGCAGAAAGACAAGAAAGAGACCCAATTGACGCTATCTTCAAGGCCCTTAGATTAGTCCCAGAATTCGATGGGAACCCTAATATACTTACTAGATTTATTAGTTTATATGTGACTAGTtagttaaaagatttttaaagatTGAACCAGGGCATGAGTTAGAGAACCAATCCTTACTTAACggcattttaaataaagttacggGCAATGCTGCTCGCCTTATTAACTCCAATGGCATTCCGACAGACTGGATAGGCATTCGTactgcttttataaataattttgcagaCCAACGTGACAAAACTGCACTTTATAACGACCTTTCTTTGCTTTCACAAGGCCAAAATTCCCCTCAGGAATTTTATGAACGCTGCCCGAATCTTTTTAGTATAATCATGACCTATGTGACGTTACACGACGCTCTGCCTACCACCGTAGAAGCAAAGCGTGATCTTTATAAGAAACTCACATTACAATCGTATTTGCGCGGATGGAAAGACCCGTTAGGTTCGCGTATTCGGTGCATGCGTCCCGTATCTATAGAGCAGGCTTTAGAATTTGTTCAGGAAGAAACTAACACATTGTATTTgcaacaaagaaataataatttcttagatACTAAAAAGCAGCCTAGTAGTCAGCCACAGTTTAAAATCCCACATAATCCCCCTATTACTATGCCGCCGTTATCTAAACCAAATCATTTTGCTATGCCTGGCCCTTCACGCCCGTATCCAATGCAGCCTCAGCAGCAAGCTTGAAGGCCTAATAACGTTAATTCTGGCCCGACACGCACTCAACAGATGTTTAGAGCTCTTCCTCCTAGTTATAATGACCGTAGTGATGTATTTAAGTTGCCGCCGCGTAATATGCCCGGTGGACTCGGACCCCAAAGACCTACTCCTATGAGTGGTGTAAGTCACTACGTCAGTAAGCCTATGCCTTTTAGAGGACATGACTGGTCGAAATCTGGAAACCCACCtccaagtaattattttaaaagtagggaattaaattttaatgaatgtcCGGACTATGAATACGACCCCTATTATGAGCCATATGTAGAATCATATTACAATGAACCGGAGTGTAGTGACTATTTTTATTCGTATTCtgattgtaataattataacgaTCAATCTTATTATCCTAATATGCCGCCGAATGTGGAAACTTCGGAGGACCAAACCTCGTGTAATCATGAGGAGGATTTTCAGATAGCAGGCCCGTTCAACAAgctaaaatagaaataaatatccaGACTCAACGACAATTGCCGTATATTCAAATTGCTAACCCCCCTTTAAAGTTGTTAATCGACACAGGTGCTAATCAATCTTTTATTAGCCCTAAAGCTGTACGTAGATATTACTCTTTTTTTACCATTAAAATATGAACCGTTTGAAGTTGTAAATTTCCATGCAATCAGGCGGTCAGACAATACTATCGTGTTACCGTGCTTCCCGGAATTCAATGAGTCGgacaatataaagttatttgtgtataaGTTTCATGAATATTTAGATGGATTAATTGGATCAGATTTACTAAGTAAGTGGGAATCAaacatagataataaaaatatgcattttaaaACCAGACATGCCACTAATCCTATTCAGGTATACGACTCGCGTAATTGTAATCTCTATGAGGAAATAATACCCGCGTTTTCTTCGAAACTAATAAATTTACCTATTAATGTTAAAGATGGTGAAGCTTTTATACCCGAACAAACTATTTCAAATTGCGTTAAGACCCGTGTCTTACAACCGTTAATAATAATCGAGGTATTCTGGAAGTGACAAACCCTAGCAACAATGACGTCATATTTTCCGTGGATCGTCATATTACTGCTGAAGTACACAATGTTGAGTGCACTCGCACTAAACAGTTGTCTACACGCGCTCAAGATGTAATTTCAAAACTGCGTACAAGTCATTTAAACCCGGAAGAACGTGCTAATTTAGAGTCATTATGTGCGCAGTATGCAGACATTTTTTATATAGAGGGTGAAGCATTAACGTTTACCAATCAAATTAAGCACAATATTAAAACCACTGATGAAATGCCAGTTTATACTAAAAGCTATAGGTATCCGTTCATACACCGTGATGAAGTTAGGACTCAGATTAGAAAAATGTTAGAACAAGGTATCATTAGGCCGTCTCAATCTGCTTGGAGTTCACCTATATGGGTAGTACCCAAGAAAGCAGACGCTTCAGGCAAAACTAAATGGCGAATAGTAGTtgattttagaaaattgaaCGAAAAGACTATAGATGACAAATATCCAATTCTAAATATTGCCGATATCTTAGATAAATTAGGGAACTGTCAGTATTTCAGTACACTTGACCTTGCCAGTGGCTTCTATCAGGTCGAAATGGCTCCAGAAGACATACCGAAAACTGCCTTTAACGTCGAACATGGgcactttgaatttttgaggatGCCCATGGGTCTTAAAAATTCTCCTTCTACCTTCCAGAGGGTCATGGATAATGTCCTCAGGGGGCTACAAAACGTAATTTGCTTAGTATATCTCGATGACCTTGTAATTTTCAGCACCTTTCTTCAAGAGCACATAAATAACCTTGAAAAAGTGTTTCAGATATTACGGGAATCAAATTTTAAGATTCAGTTAGACAAATCTCAATTTTTAAAGTTAGAAACCGCTTATTTGGGCCATATTATCAGCAGGGATGGCATAAAGCCGAATCCTGATAAAATAACCGCCATACAAAACTACCCCTTACCAAAAACCCCCACTGAGATTAAACGTTTCTTAGGTTTACTTGGTTATTATCGTAAGTTTACTCCCGATTTTGCTCGTTTAACAAACCCCCTTACTCAATGTTTAAAGAAAGgttcaaaaataacttttaatacaGATTACGTAAATTGCTTTGAAAAGTGTAAAACGCTTTAAACTAATGACCCAATTCTTCAGTATCCTGATTTTTCCAAGGAGTTCATCCTCACTACAGATGCATCTAATTTGGCAATTGGTGCCATACTCTCTCAAGGTTCCATAGGTAGTGATAAGCCTATAGCTTACGCTTCACGCACTCTAAATACAAGTGAGATCAATTATAGTACGATTGAGAAAGAGTTACTAGCAATCGTATGGGCAACAAAGTATTTCCGCCCATATCTATTTGGTcgcaaatttaaaattataaccgATCACAAGCCGCTTCAATGGGTAATGAACCTTAAGGAACCCAATTCTCGATTAACGCGATGGCGATTAAAATTAAGCGAATATAATTTCACAGTAATATATAAGCAAGgcaagtaaagtaaagtaaagtaaggCATCCTAGATAAAGCGTCGGCATTGGTATTAGCCAATGCCGACGCTTTATCTAGGATTGAACTTTGCAATGAAGAAACTAGTTCAGTTGCAGTAAACCCCACTATTAATCAGCCCACTTTAGATGAATCTAGAACCCTCACAGCACATACAGATGCCGAAAACCCTATTTTAGAAGTGCCAATAACTGATGATCCGCTCAACAGATTTAGTAGACAAATTCATTTCACTGTTGTATTTCGGTGGTCTCTGGGAAGCCGGAGTAAAATCCATGAAATACCACCTGAAACGAGTTTTGAATAGCCACATGACGTTTGAAGAATTTAGTACGCTTTTATGTCAGATCGAAGCGTGTCTGAATTCTCGTCCACTATGCCCCATTGATGACTCAGATACAGAAAATATAGATGTGCTCATTCCAGGACATTTTTTGATTGGGGAAGCACCCATCACAGTTCCGTCACCTAGCTTGAAAGACATCCCCATAAGTAATTTATCTCGATGGCATCACGCTCAAAAGCTCTTGACTGATTTTTGGCAGCGGTGGAAACAAGAGTATTTGTCGAGACTACAGCAACGACCAAAGTGGTTAAAGAGAGTAGAAGATTTACACATTGGACAGATAGTACTCATAAAAACCGACAACACTCCTCCAGGGAAATGGCCGTTGGGACGTATTGTCGACACACACCCTGGCCCAGATGCCATTACAAGAGTGTATAGCGTAAAAAGcggaaacaatatatttaagCGTTCTATTGGTAAAATATGTCTACTGTAAGGGTTATTTGATTCATGTTGCATGTCAAAAAGATCTAACGCTCTTTTGGTGGGCGGTATGTTAGGTGTATAGATGCCTAGTTATAGTTATATGGAAACATTGCCATTCTTcggattaaaatattataagtttagtCTTCAATAAATCTCAGCAGTGACTACATGTGTGTTTCGTTTAAAATTCCTACACACAAGCAAACTTGAACCTAATCACCTCAACAATCAGGCAAGAATATTGGTACCTTGAATACTATAACTATTCTATGATTACTATAATAAGAACccaatttattcaatttaattcttttttttgtatcttcttttttattttatttatacaagtacaataaagagtatttcattcattcattcattcatctaTAATTCTATATATTCTCTAACAGTTATAtctaatatttcattattactaTATAAACTACGTAATTTACTTATCATAGCCTTCAACGCATTTATGTTAATCATCGAATGATGAGAACTTTTAGCGTGAATGAAAGCTAAAAGGTTTTCTATTCTAAATAATTCCTCAGACACTTCTTTCACATTATCTCCAAGCATTAAAAGTAATTGCGAAAGATGGGCATACTCTGTTAAATCTAATACTGTGTCTGTAATATTCATGACTATTGATCTTATCTAATAGTTTTGAATGCTGTGACATCCACTCCTTGCTTAAACTGACATGATCATTATATTGAGATACTAATTGGTGTTGGTTATCCTGAATAACTTCAATGGCTTTATCGTACTTTATAGCATCCGTATAATCTAGATTACCAgatatacttttaattactgAACCTAAACCATCTATCAGACCTCTTTTAACGCgagttaaaataaatgtctgTAACTGATCCgaaattttatctaatttacTTTTAAGATATTCAATATGGGGTTCAAATAAAAAGTTAGTTTTACTGTTCAATTGAGGTCTAATATAATTCAATTGTCTCTTTACTACAGAAACTCTATGCTCAATATCATCTAAGTCAATAAATTGTAGAAAGGAATGATGCTGGgaaattattttagtagaaCCTAATTTAAAAGGGAGAAGTCCTGGTCCATCATCCAGGCTCTCAAGTTTTATCTCCTGCGCAGCTATTGCTTGTAGCAGGAACATCAGGGCCATCCTGCAACAATTGTGCACTTTTAGGCACTCTCTTTAAACGGGATTTAGCTACAGGACCTCGTTTTTTCTTAGTGTATATGTGTATCGGTAAGTCTGCTAGTACCCTATCTTGCGTAAACCGCGGCGCTAGCTTTTGACGGCTGGCTAAAGGATTCTTTACAAAAACTTGCTGTTCTGGGTTATAAGATTTCGCAGGCTCACgggttttatttaagttttctataatattagttcTACGGTTTAAAGAGTCCTCACTTATAAGTTCATATACTACGTTCATTTTAGCACGATGATTTTGCATGTATTGTTGCATTAAATGTTCATTGATGTCAATGTTTAAGGGGTCTCGAGGGTCAAAGTGACCACTTATAACTTCTAATGGTCTACATTTAGTGAAACTATGAATGGTACTGTCATAGATAGACCCCTTAAACATTGACATCAATGAACATTTAATGCAACAATACATGCAAAATCATCGTGCTAAAATGAACGTAGTATATGAACTTATAAGTGAGGACTCTTTAAACCGTAgaactaatattatagaaaacttaaataaaacccGTGAGCCTGAGAAATCTTATAACCCAGAACAGCAAGTTTTTGTAAAGAATCCTTTAGCCAGCCGTCAAAAGCTAGCGCCGCGGTTTACGCAAGATAGGGTACTAGCAGACTTACCGATACACATATACACTAAGAAAAAACGAGGTCCTGTAGCTAAATCCCGTTTAAAGAGAGTGCCTAAAAGTGCACAATTGTTGCAGGATGGCCCTGATGTTCCTGCTACAAGCAATAGCTGCGCAGGAGATAAAACTTGAGAGCCTGGATGATGGACCAGGACTTCTCCCTTTTAAATTAGGttctactaaaataatttcCCAGCATCATTCCTTTCTACAATTTATTGACTTAGATGATATTGAGCATAGAGTTTCTGTAGTAAAGAGACAATTGAATTATATTAGACCTCAATTGAACAGTAAAACTAACTTTTTATTTGAACCCCATATTGAATATCTTAAAAgtaaattagataaaatttcGGATCAGTTAcagacatttattttaactcGCGTTAAAAGAGGTCTGATAGATGGTTTAGGTTcagtaattaaaagtatatcTGGTAATCTAGATTATACGGATGCTATAAAGTACGATAAAGCCATTGAAGTTATTCAGGATAACCAACACCAATTAGTATCTCAATATAATGATCATGTCAGTTTAAGCAAGGAGTGGATGTCACAGCATTCAAAACTATTAGATAAGATCAATAGTCATGAATATTACAGACACAGTATTAGATTTAACAGAGTATGCCCATCTTTCGCAATTACTTTTAATGCTTGGAGATAATGTGAAAGAAGTGTCTGAGGAATTATTTAGAATAGAAAACCTTTTAGCTTTCATTCACGCTAAAAGTTCTCATCATTCGATGATTAACATAAATGCGTTGAAGGCTATGATAAGTAAATTACGTAGTTTATAtagtaataatgaaatattagaTATAACTGTTAGAGAATATATAGAATTAtagatgaatgaatgaatgaatgaaatactctttattgtacttgtataaataaaataaaaaagaagatacaaaaaaaagaattaaattgattaaattggGTTCTTATTATAGTAATCATAGAATAGTTATAGTATTCAAGGTACCAATATTCTTGCCTGATTGTTGAGGTGATTAGGTTCAAGTTTGCTTGTGTGTAGGAATTTTAAACGAAACACACATGTAGTCACTGCTGAGATTTATTGAAGactaaacttataatattttaatccgAAGAATGGCAATGTTTCCATATAACTATAACTAGGCATCTATATACCTAACATACCGCCCACCAAAAGAGCGTTAGATCTTTTTGACATGCAACATGAATCAAATAACCCTTACAGTTTACAACttaatacaaatgaaatcaAAGCCTTgcattatataaaatcaatttctaaatacaaaattgtataatagTCAGAACTATAACAAATTGTAAACTAATAAACTGattctaataattaattaatcggTTACATTTATAGGCAGTAGACATATTTTACCAATAGAACGCTTAACTATATTGTTTCCGCTTTTTACGCTATACACTCTTGTAATGGCATCTGGGCCAGGATGTGTGTCGACAATACGTCCCAACGGCCATTTCCCTGGAGGAGTGTTGTCGGTTTTTATGAGTACTATCTGTCCAATGTGTAAATCTTCTACTCTCTTTAACCACTTTGGTCGTTGCTGTAGTCTCGACAAATACTCTTGTTGCCACCGCTGCCAAAAATCAGTCAAGAGCTTTTGAGCGTGATGCCATCGAGATAAATTACTTATGGGGATGTCTTTCAAGCTAGGTGACGGAACTGTGATGGGTGCTTCCCCAATCAAAAAATGTCCTGGAGTGAGCACATCTATATTTTCTGTATCTGAGTCATCAATGGGGCATAGTGGACGAGAATTCAGACACGCTTCGATCTGACATAAAAGTGTACTAAATTCTTCAAACGTCATGTGGCTATTCAAAACTCGTTTCAGGTGGTATTTCATGGATTTTACTCCGGCTTCCCAGAGACCACCGAAATTCGGACTACAAGCCGGGATAAAATGCCACTGCGTTCCGTCTTTAGCCAGTATGTCTACAATGTCACCTTCGAATTCTAATCTGGCTTCCTTCCAGGCATCTTTAAGCTCCTTATTGGCACCAACGAAGTTACGTCCTTGGTCACTCCACATGTGATTACATCTTCCTCGACGTGAAACAAATCTACGGAATGCTCCAATAAAGGCTTCGGATGATAGATCGCCAACAAGCTCTAAATGAATGGCTTTCGTTgccatacaaataaataatgaaatgtagCCTTTATTCGTTTTAGCACCTCTTCCCTTAGACATGAGTATATTATATGGGCCTGCAAAATCTACGCCACATTGCAAGAAAGGACGAGCAGCTGTCACTCTCTCCTTAGGTAAGTCTCCCATCAATTGGGTTCTAATGACTGCTCGTTGTTTAGCACAAACTAAACATTTGTGTATTTCAGCCTTCACTATTCGTTTTCCTTTCAGTATCCAATATTTAGATTGTATGTAGTTAATCATTAACTGTACACCCCCGTGCAATGTTTTAGCATGTGCATCGGCAATAATCAGTCTCGTTAAGTAGGATTTATCATCAAGAATTATAGGGTGTTTTCTATCATTGTGTAAATTGGCGGCGTGTCGGATTCTACCGCCCACCCTGAggatttgattttgatctaaATATGGATTTAGGGACTTCAATACACTCCTGTTCTTAACCCTTCCTTTACTTTTCAGGTCTTTTATGTCTTCGTCAAAACATTCGGTTTGTACTATTTGTATACATTTGTGCAAAGATCTTTCTAATTCTTCTGTTGTCATACTAATGTCTATATTCTCTTTTTTCAGGTTCAAGAATTGTCTGCAGTGTGTCACGGTCCTCATCAACTCCGTCAGTGTGTCACAAATCTCGAAGCGGGTAGACCACATCTTTTCATCATCGGCACTGTCGTGTTTTGTTACTAcgtttacattaatatttcttCTCATTTCCATATCTGTGtctgtatttattgttttaaattctatattttcttgtttcagCCATTCGGGTCCTTTCCACCATAACCGACAATTCTTTAATTCTGTTAGCAGCATACCTCTGGATACAACGTCAGCAGGATTATCTTTAGATTGTACATGAAACCATTTGCTACCtatattatcaataattgtGATTACTCTGTTCCTTACAAAGGTTCGCCATCTTGTAGGATCTCCTTGCAGCCAGGACAAAACAATAGTAGAGTCTGTCCATGAAAATATTTGACTTGCAGGAATTCGCATAGCTTCACTTATCTGCTTCAATAATTGGGATAGTAATACTGCGCCGCACAGCTCAAGTCGTGGTAATGAGACTGGTTTTACAGGTGCAACTCTAGATTTGGCAGCAATCATAGCCGTTTCATACCGATGGTCTTCTACCAACACCCGCAGGTAAGCAACAGCACCATATGCTTTGTTAGAAGCGTCACAGAAACCGTGAATGGTGACGTTTTTAATATCCTTGTTTGTGCATTGTAACCATCTTTGTAGTTTAACATCCTTCAGATGTGTAAAGCTATCACGTATACTAATCCATTCTTTTTCTGTTTCAGGGTCTACTTCATCATCCCATGAGCTTCGTTTCAACCATAACTTTTGAATTAATATCTTTGTAGGTACTATCGCAGGAGCCAACCATCCCAGTGGATCGAATAGTCGGTGAATGTCAGCTAAGATCTTCCTTTTAGTCACGATTCCAGAGAAAGGTGCGTAATCTAGATGGTAATGCATAGTGTCTTCACCCATGTTCCAAGACAAACCAAGTGTTCTGATTGTACCATGTAGCTTCATGTCTATTTTAACTTGTTTACTATGCTGAGCAGATTCAAATTGTTCCAGGAACTCGATGCTATTAGACGACCATTTTTGCAGCGTGAACCCTCCTCTTTGTAAGATATGGTTAATATTCTTAGCTACTTCTATAGCCTGCTCCACTGTATCTTCTCCAGACATTAAGTCGTCCAtataaaaatcttgttttataatttcagcTGCTATAGGATTATCTTTTCCTTCATCGTGTGCCAGTTGTTGAAGCGTTTTCATAGCAAGATAAGGAGCTGAGGCGGTGCCAAAGGTGACTCGTAGTAGACGATAATCTTTGATTGGATCAGTTACATTAAATCTCCAAACAATACGTTGGTAGTCTGTATCTTCTTTTGTCACCAGTATCATACGATACATCTTTTCAATGTCTGCTACACAACAGACAGGTTTCATTCTCCACCTCATAACTAAATATCTCATGTCTTCCTGGAGTTGTGGTCCTATAAGCAGTTCATCATTCAGAGATATATTATTGCAACCCTTGGACGATGCATCAAATACTACTCTCACCTTCGTAGTTTCACTTGTTTCTTTCAGGACTGGATGATGTGGTAAGTATACAGCTGAATGTTCTATTTCATTTGTTGGAACTTCTTCCATGTGATTCAGACCAATGTATTCTTCCATTACTTTTGTGTATTCTGTCCTTAATCTTCTATCATTTTCTAAGCGTCTTTCTAGTTGCATGTATCTTCTCAATGCTATATCTCTGGTGTGTCCTTCGGGTGACTTAGGTGTTTCAGTCTTAAATggtaattttactataaatctTCCTTCTTTATTTCTCTTGTATGTGTTTTCATATACTTCTTCACATCTTTCTTCATCTTTTGTTAGCTTTCTCTTATCCTCTGATTCTAATTCCCAAAGGGTTTGTAAAAGATTATCAACATTCAATTGGTGATGCATGACTATAATTCCTTCTGAAGAATCATCTACTTGAACATTACCGAAGAGGATCCAACCTAAGCTTGTATTCTGTGCACATGGAGAGCCAGGTGGTCCTTTGATTACTTCATTCTTCAGGATTTGTGCATAAACTTCGACACCTAGAAGCATGTCTACTCTCCCTGGCTGGTGGAAGTTCGGATCGGCTAGAGAGAGACCTTGTAAGTGCGACCAGTGTAGAGGTAAGTACTTTATGGGTTTTGTTGGCAACTGTGTTGTGAGTCGCGTAGCCATGACGTATGCTTTGATTTGAAGCTTGAACTGGTTGTCGTATCTTGAAAGGAGCTTCAGTTGTACCACATGTTTCACTGATGTATGTGTGGAACCCACACCAGTGATTGTCCCTTTTACAGGTGTTCCCTTGAGTTTCAATAATTGTGTTGCTCGCTCACTGATAAAATTTGCTTGTGAGCCTTGATCGATTAGAGCGCGCAATACTGTGACGTGACCAAGTTCATCCTTGACGGGCAGAAGAGCTGTAGCGAGTAAAGCCGTAGACTGCTTAGTCGCTAGATGCGATGATATTTGAACTTCTGCTGGTTGGTCTTCTTTTGGTGTGTCTTGCTTGTCTTCAATGTCTGTGTAGTGTGCTTGTACACTGTCTGATGATTTGTCGTTCTTGGGTTGATGCAATAAGGTATGATGGCGTCGCTTACATAGCCTACATGACATCTGCAGACGACATCTCATGGCAGAGTGACCTGGGATCAAACAGTTGTAACAAAGATTCTTCTTTTTGACGAAGTTAGTTCTTTCTTCTTGTGGTAACTTCGTGAACTGTTTGCAGTGACAAAGTGTGTGTTTTTCTTGACACATAATGCAATCTTTAGCTGGCGAACTTGTATATACGTGGTAACTTTTTTCTCTTACTGCTTTGTTCTCTCTTAGGGTAGAAGTACTGGGCGTAGTCATCTCCAACGAACGAAATTTAGTTTCCAGAAAGCTCTTTAATTCGGCCCAAGTCGGTAGTGTGTCGGGGTCATGATCTGAAATATGATCTTCGCATGATTTGTGTGTTTCCAGGTCTAATTTTTGCACAGTAATGTAAACAATCATGGCATCCGATGACTCAGCTGACACCTTCAAATTTTGGAGACCGTTTAAGCACTCTGTAGTCGTGTCCAACAGTGCTTTAAGCTGATTAGCTGTTTGTGCGTGCGCCTTTCGTTGACCAAATAATCGCTTGAATAATGATGTGACTATAGCCCTTTTGTTGCCATAGCGTTGTTTTAGTATATTCCAGGCTTGTTCATAATTATCTTCGGCCACCCGTATATGTTTTAACAAGGCTTCAGCTTCCCCGGTGAGACTTGATTTTAAATAGTGTAATTTTTGTGCTTTGCCCAATTTTGTGTTGCTATCCACCAGTGAAGAGAATAAGTCGTGAAATGTAGTCCAATCTTCAT
The nucleotide sequence above comes from Anticarsia gemmatalis isolate Benzon Research Colony breed Stoneville strain chromosome W, ilAntGemm2 primary, whole genome shotgun sequence. Encoded proteins:
- the LOC142985789 gene encoding uncharacterized protein LOC142985789, with translation MTTPSTSTLRENKAVREKSYHVYTSSPAKDCIMCQEKHTLCHCKQFTKLPQEERTNFVKKKNLCYNCLIPGHSAMRCRLQMSCRLCKRRHHTLLHQPKNDKSSDSVQAHYTDIEDKQDTPKEDQPAEVQISSHLATKQSTALLATALLPVKDELGHVTVLRALIDQGSQANFISERATQLLKLKGTPVKGTITGVGSTHTSVKHVVQLKLLSRYDNQFKLQIKAYVMATRLTTQLPTKPIKYLPLHWSHLQGLSLADPNFHQPGRVDMLLGVEVYAQILKNEVIKGPPGSPCAQNTSLGWILFGNVQVDDSSEGIIVMHHQLNVDNLLQTLWELESEDKRKLTKDEERCEEVYENTYKRNKEGRFIVKLPFKTETPKSPEGHTRDIALRRYMQLERRLENDRRLRTEYTKVMEEYIGLNHMEEVPTNEIEHSAVYLPHHPVLKETSETTKVRVVFDASSKGCNNISLNDELLIGPQLQEDMRYLVMRWRMKPVCCVADIEKMYRMILVTKEDTDYQRIVWRFNVTDPIKDYRLLRVTFGTASAPYLAMKTLQQLAHDEGKDNPIAAEIIKQDFYMDDLMSGEDTVEQAIEVAKNINHILQRGGFTLQKWSSNSIEFLEQFESAQHSKQVKIDMKLHGTIRTLGLSWNMGEDTMHYHLDYAPFSGIVTKRKILADIHRLFDPLGWLAPAIVPTKILIQKLWLKRSSWDDEVDPETEKEWISIRDSFTHLKDVKLQRWLQCTNKDIKNVTIHGFCDASNKAYGAVAYLRVLVEDHRYETAMIAAKSRVAPVKPVSLPRLELCGAVLLSQLLKQISEAMRIPASQIFSWTDSTIVLSWLQGDPTRWRTFVRNRVITIIDNIGSKWFHVQSKDNPADVVSRGMLLTELKNCRLWWKGPEWLKQENIEFKTINTDTDMEMRRNINVNVVTKHDSADDEKMWSTRFEICDTLTELMRTVTHCRQFLNLKKENIDISMTTEELERSLHKCIQIVQTECFDEDIKDLKSKGRVKNRSVLKSLNPYLDQNQILRVGGRIRHAANLHNDRKHPIILDDKSYLTRLIIADAHAKTLHGGVQLMINYIQSKYWILKGKRIVKAEIHKCLVCAKQRAVIRTQLMGDLPKERVTAARPFLQCGVDFAGPYNILMSKGRGAKTNKGYISLFICMATKAIHLELVGDLSSEAFIGAFRRFVSRRGRCNHMWSDQGRNFVGANKELKDAWKEARLEFEGDIVDILAKDGTQWHFIPACSPNFGGLWEAGVKSMKYHLKRVLNSHMTFEEFSTLLCQIEACLNSRPLCPIDDSDTENIDVLTPGHFLIGEAPITVPSPSLKDIPITSSDRELKPAAATRRAPATSPRAAPQPPASSACMITRLMREHPPAC